The Streptomyces fungicidicus nucleotide sequence GGGAGCGACTTCGCGTACGCCTCGCGCTGACGCATCGCCAGTTCATGCATGGCGCGGCGGGTGTCGGCGGAGCGGATGACGACGAAGTCCCAGGGCTGCGAGTGGCCGACGGAGGGCGCGGTGTGGGCGGCCTCCAGGACGCGGAGCAGCACCTCGTGCGGGATGGGGTCGCCGCGGAAGCCCTTGCGGATGTCGCGGCGTTCGCGCATGACCTTCAGCACGGCCTCGCGCTCGGCGTCGTCGTAGCCGGGGGCGGCCGTGCCGGCGGGCGGAGCGGCGGTCTCCTCGTCGACTCCGGCGCCCTGGGTGTCCAGGTCGTCCGGGTTCTGCGCCGGTTCGGCGTCCGCCTCGCGGGGCTCCTCGGCGGGGACGGTCACGCCCTGCGGCGGGGTCGGCGCGAGGTGCGGGGCGGTGGGCACGGTCCCGTCCACGGGGACGAACTCCCCGAGGGGCAGGCCGGGTTCGGAGTCCGGGCCGACGGTGGCGGGGAGGGGGGCGGGGGGCTGCGGCACGCCCTGGACCGGGGCGCCGTCCGCGGGGGCCGGTGCGGCGGCGGAGTCGGCCGACTCCGCCGTGACGACGGCGGGGAGCGCGTCGGCGAGGGCTTCATCGGCCGCTGTCGCGGAAGCCGCCGCGACGGCTTCGGCCGGTTCCGGGACGGGCGGGGCCGCCTCCGGCTCGACGGCCTGCTCCGGCTCCGGAGCGACCGCGACGGGTGCGGCGTCGTCGGGGACGGCGCCGGACGGCTCCGGCAGTACACCGTCGCCGACCACGGCAGCGGACGGCTCCGGCAGTACCGCGTCGACGACCACGGCGGCGGACGGCTCGGGGGGTACGGCGTCGCCGACCACGGCGGCGGACGGCTCGGGGGGTACGGCGGCCTCCGGGGACGGCATCGGCTCGGCGGCCGGAACCGGCGCGGTGTCGGCCTCCGGGGCGGCGGCCTCCGGAGACGGCGCGGCTTCGGGAACGGCGACGGGTGCGATGTCCTCCGGGGCGGCGGCTTCGGGAGCCGGCACATGCTCCGGGGCGACGGCCTCGGCAGCCGGCGGCTCGACGGCCGGAGCCGCTTCGGCGACCGGCGCGACGGGGGCCTCGGCGACCTCGGCGGACGGGGCCTCGACGGCGTCCACCGCCTCGGTGACCTGGGGCACGGTCGCTTCGGCGGCCGGCGGCTCGACGGCCTGAGCCGCCTCGGCCCCTTCCTGTTCTTGCCCAACGACGGCGGTCTCCGCGTCCGGCGCCTCGGGAGCGCCCGGAACGGCGGCCGGTGCCGGAACGGCCTGCGGTTCCCCGGCCACGGGCACATCCTCCGGAGCGGCAGCCTCCGCAGGGGTGACCGGGACGGCCCCGGCCGCCGGGGCCGGCTCCGGTACGACGTCCGGCTCGGGGGCCACGGCGACGGCCTGCGGCGGCGCCTCAGCCCCGGCGCCCGGCTCCCGCGCGAGCTGCGGAGCGGGGACCTCGGCCGGCGGCACCGCGCCGGGAGCGGGCACCTCGGCGGCCTCCGGACGCGGCGCCTCCGCGACCGCGACGGCTTCGCTGCCCTGCACGGCCCCCGCCTCCGTGGCGACACGGGCGACGACCGCCTGGGCCACGTCCACCGGCTGAGGCGCCGGCAGGGACGCGGGCACCGGAACAACCGTTTCCGCAGTCGGCGCCCCCGCGCCCACCTGGGCCTGCGCCACCCAGGGTGCGGCTCCCTGCGGTGCCGTCGCCTCGCGGGCGCGCGGGATGTCGAGGTACTCCGGGCCCAGGGTCGGCGGCCCCGCGTGGCGGGCCGGCAGGTCGGCGGGCCCCCGGTCGGCGAGCGAGCGGACCGGGCCGGCGGAGACGTTGGGGATGGGCGGTCCCAGGTGCAGCGGGCGGCGAGGCGCCGCCTGGGCCGGCTGCGGGGCTTCGGGGAGCCGGACGCCGCTGAGGTCGACCGAGCCGCTGTCGCGGCCGGCCGTCTCGTGCGGGCCCGGCTCGTGCACGGTCTCGACGACCGGTTCGGGCGCGGGCGGGGCGATCTCGTTGCCCCAGGCGCTCTGGGCGCCGGGCAGCAACAGGTCTTCGTCCTCGGCGGGACTGTCGGAGAGGTAGGTGTACGCCTCGGGCGCGATGACGCCCGGCTGCTCCACCATGCCTGCGTTCTCCGGCAGTCCCTCGCCCGGGACCTGGCCGGTGTCGGTCATGCGTACCCCTCGCCCATCGGTTAGTGCTCCTACGACCAGCTCACCCGGAACGGCGCACCGACCGCCCCACACTGAAGAACGAGCGTGCGTCCCCAGCGGCACGAACGGCCCGTCCGAAAAAGGCGACAAAGCCCTTCACCGTCATTGTCGCGGCCGTACGGCCGTCGCGTCAGCTTGATCGGCGACGGTTCCACTGTGGACTGCGCCACGTTGCGCGTCCTCCGGTTCCCTGCCGTACCACGACCCACCCCAAAACGGGCACGCTTTCCGGACATTGGCCGACGAAGCGCCGGGTGTCCGGGTGCGGTACAACGATCGGCCAGCCTACCCCGCGCGGTCGGACAATCCGATCACGGGGACGGCAATCGGATCAGTTGCCGCGAGCGGGCAGCACCCCGCTGAGCAGGAACGCGACGCTCCGCTCCTTCTCCGTCCAGGCCCTGGTGTCGAGTTCGACGGACTGCAGCAGCGCGCACTCGACCTGGTAGCCGTGTTCCGTGAGATTCCGGCCGATGAGTTCGGCCGTGTCCCGGGTGGCGGCGTGCGTGACGATGCGCTGCGGACGGCGGTCGGCGACCGCGGAGACGACGGCCGCTCCCCCGCCGCCGACCCGGACGACATCCGGCTCGGGGAGGTTCTCCAGGACGTGCGGGGCGGTGCCGTGCACGATCTGCAGCTGGACGCCGTACCGGCGGGCGGTGGCGTCGGTGCGGGCGCAGGCGCCCGGATCGCTGTCGACGGCGATGACGGCGGCGCCCGCGCGGGCGGCGTCGGTGGCGAAGGCGCCGCTCCGGCACCCGATGTCCCAGACGAGGTCGCCGAGCCGCGGGCCCAGCCGGGCGAGTTGGGAGGTGCGCAGGGGTTCCCGCTCGCCCTCGCCGAGTTCGCCGCCGTACTCCCCGGCGGGCAGCGACCAGCCGCGGGGGCCGCCCGCGGGGTCCCGGCCGGCCAGCCAGCCGCCGGACTCACCGGCGCCGGCCCGGCCGCCGACGACGATGACGACGTTGGGGTCGCGCCAGGTGTGGTCGGCGGCCTTCTCCGAGGTGACGACGCTGACCTGCTCGCGTGCGGTGCCCAGTTCCTCGCAGATGACGAAGGTGCGGTGGACGCCCTCCAGGAGCAGCCCCAGTTCGGCGGGGCCGGCGCCGGGCGAGGTGAGGACCGCCACCTTGGTGTGGGCCCGGCATACGTTCACCGCGCGTCGCAGGGTGCGCGGGTGTGCGACGACCACGTGGGCGTCGTCCCAGGGCATTCCGGCGCGGGCGAAGGCCGCGGCGACGGAGGAGACGCCGGGGACGACCTCGACCTCGAGTCCGAACTCGGGTGCGCGCAGGGTCCGTACGACGCCGAAGAAGCCGGGGTCGCCGTCGGCGAGGACGACGGCCGTGCCGCGGTGGGCGGCGATGCGGCGGGCGGCGAGCGCGACGGATCCGAGCCGAATGCGCTCGGCTCCGCGGGGCACCTCGGGGAGTGCCAGGTGATGGGCCGCGCCGGCCACCAGTGTGGCGGCGCCCAGGGCGGAGCGGGCCGCGTCGGTCAGCGGCGAACCGTCCCAGCCGATCACCGTGACCCGGTCGGCCATCGTCGTCAGTCTCCTGGGGTCTGCGCAGGTCGTCGTCGGCTGTCCCGCGACGGGGCGGGTCCCGTGAGACTACCTGGTGCAGCCACGGACCGCGCCGCCGGTACCGCGTCCGGAGCTCAGTTCCAGTCCGGGTACGCGCTGAAGCCGCCGGTGTCGGCGAGTGGTCCGTCCGCGCCCTCGATGTCCTCGGGCAGCAGGCTCCACACGATGAAGTCGGTGCGCACGTCGCTCCAGCCGTCCTCGGTGCGGACATGGGCTATGCACGCGTTGCGCAGCACGCCCTCGCTGATGCAGCCGATCTTCTGGGCGACCTGCTGGGAGGCGGCGTTGTCGGCGGCCGTGCGCAGTTCGACCCGCTCGAACTTCTGGTCGCCGAAGAGCCACTGGGCGGTGGCGAGCGCGGCTTCGGAGGCGTAGCCCTCGCCGCGTGCCCAGGGGGCGACGATGTACGAGAGCTCGGTGGCGCGTACGTGCCAGTTCGTCCTGGTGAGCTGGATGAGGCCGACCAGGCGCTGGGTGAGGAACTCGGTGACGGCGAGGTCGAGTCCGCGGCCGGCCGCGCGCTCGGCGGGGGCGTGATCGGTGATCCAGGTGCGGGCGGCCTGTTCGGAGAAGGGCTGGGGGACGTCGGTCCAGGCGCCGACCTGCTCGTCGTTCATCATCTCTGCGAGGGCGGGGACGTCGTCCGTGTCGAGGGGGCGCAGCACCAACCGCTCCGTGCTGATGGAGATGTTGGGGAAGGT carries:
- a CDS encoding GNAT family N-acetyltransferase codes for the protein MTSTFPNISISTERLVLRPLDTDDVPALAEMMNDEQVGAWTDVPQPFSEQAARTWITDHAPAERAAGRGLDLAVTEFLTQRLVGLIQLTRTNWHVRATELSYIVAPWARGEGYASEAALATAQWLFGDQKFERVELRTAADNAASQQVAQKIGCISEGVLRNACIAHVRTEDGWSDVRTDFIVWSLLPEDIEGADGPLADTGGFSAYPDWN
- the cobT gene encoding nicotinate-nucleotide--dimethylbenzimidazole phosphoribosyltransferase produces the protein MTDTGQVPGEGLPENAGMVEQPGVIAPEAYTYLSDSPAEDEDLLLPGAQSAWGNEIAPPAPEPVVETVHEPGPHETAGRDSGSVDLSGVRLPEAPQPAQAAPRRPLHLGPPIPNVSAGPVRSLADRGPADLPARHAGPPTLGPEYLDIPRAREATAPQGAAPWVAQAQVGAGAPTAETVVPVPASLPAPQPVDVAQAVVARVATEAGAVQGSEAVAVAEAPRPEAAEVPAPGAVPPAEVPAPQLAREPGAGAEAPPQAVAVAPEPDVVPEPAPAAGAVPVTPAEAAAPEDVPVAGEPQAVPAPAAVPGAPEAPDAETAVVGQEQEGAEAAQAVEPPAAEATVPQVTEAVDAVEAPSAEVAEAPVAPVAEAAPAVEPPAAEAVAPEHVPAPEAAAPEDIAPVAVPEAAPSPEAAAPEADTAPVPAAEPMPSPEAAVPPEPSAAVVGDAVPPEPSAAVVVDAVLPEPSAAVVGDGVLPEPSGAVPDDAAPVAVAPEPEQAVEPEAAPPVPEPAEAVAAASATAADEALADALPAVVTAESADSAAAPAPADGAPVQGVPQPPAPLPATVGPDSEPGLPLGEFVPVDGTVPTAPHLAPTPPQGVTVPAEEPREADAEPAQNPDDLDTQGAGVDEETAAPPAGTAAPGYDDAEREAVLKVMRERRDIRKGFRGDPIPHEVLLRVLEAAHTAPSVGHSQPWDFVVIRSADTRRAMHELAMRQREAYAKSLPKGRAKQFKELKIEAILDTPVNIVVTADPTRGGRHTLGRHTQPQMAPYSSALAVENLWLAARAEGLGVGWVSFFDEREMVRALGLPEHLEVVAYLCVGYVDEFPDEPELMQAGWSKRRPLSWVVHEETYGRRALPGEDPHDLLAETVAQIRPLDAKALGEAWERQKRMTKPAGALGMLEIISAQLSGLSRQCPPPIPEPAAVAIFAGDHGVHAQGVTPWPQEVTAQMVANFLGGGAVCNAFAAQVGAEVCVVDVGVSSDLPATPGLLPRKVRAGTSDMTTGPAMTREEAKQAIEVGIETARDLVAAGNKALLTGEMGIANTTASAALISVFTGADPAEVTGRGTGINDETLARKTEVVRRALEFHQPDPADPIGVLAAVGGFEHAAMVGLLLGGASLRTPVILDGVSAGAAALVARAIAPEVLAACIAGHRSAEPGHVAALNKLGLRPLVDLDLRLGEGTGALLALPLVQSTARAMHEVATFDSAGVTEK
- the cbiE gene encoding precorrin-6y C5,15-methyltransferase (decarboxylating) subunit CbiE is translated as MADRVTVIGWDGSPLTDAARSALGAATLVAGAAHHLALPEVPRGAERIRLGSVALAARRIAAHRGTAVVLADGDPGFFGVVRTLRAPEFGLEVEVVPGVSSVAAAFARAGMPWDDAHVVVAHPRTLRRAVNVCRAHTKVAVLTSPGAGPAELGLLLEGVHRTFVICEELGTAREQVSVVTSEKAADHTWRDPNVVIVVGGRAGAGESGGWLAGRDPAGGPRGWSLPAGEYGGELGEGEREPLRTSQLARLGPRLGDLVWDIGCRSGAFATDAARAGAAVIAVDSDPGACARTDATARRYGVQLQIVHGTAPHVLENLPEPDVVRVGGGGAAVVSAVADRRPQRIVTHAATRDTAELIGRNLTEHGYQVECALLQSVELDTRAWTEKERSVAFLLSGVLPARGN